One genomic region from Verrucomicrobiota bacterium encodes:
- the hydA gene encoding dihydropyrimidinase codes for MSLLIKNGEVVTAERRFLSDVFCEGEEITRIGENLEVEADEVIDARGKYVFPGFIDPHVHIYLPFMGTYSKDNYESASKAALIGGTTTLIEMCCPSRLEEPLEAFHLWNSKAEGVSACDYTFHMGVTRFDETAEAQLRTIVSDFGITSFKVFLAYKGAFGIDDWELYSTLRLAKELGVVVTAHCENADLVSETQKKLVSEGKTGPEWHEPSRPIAVEAEGCHHLMTFAELTGAEVYVVHTSCIPAVEAILAARGRGVKAGIETVIPYLVLDKTYAELPDFEGAKYVMSPPLRAKEHQDFLWDKLADGTVDTVGTDHAPFDFETQKHMGHPNPEKAVTADFQLRGEGADFTLIPNGIPSIEDRVNLLYTYGVVSGRIDLQRFVAVASTNAAKQFGLFPRKGALEIGSDADIVVYDPNYEGKISAATHSMNTDYSGFEGMPIKGRPSVVTVRGGVCVRDGSFVGRMGRGKLLKRG; via the coding sequence ATGTCCCTACTCATCAAAAACGGCGAAGTTGTAACCGCAGAAAGACGATTTCTCTCCGATGTCTTTTGCGAAGGAGAAGAGATCACCAGAATTGGTGAGAATCTGGAAGTCGAGGCCGACGAGGTGATTGATGCCAGAGGAAAGTATGTCTTTCCCGGCTTTATCGATCCCCATGTCCACATCTACCTCCCCTTCATGGGAACGTATTCGAAGGACAACTACGAATCCGCCAGTAAAGCTGCCTTGATTGGGGGAACGACAACTTTGATTGAGATGTGCTGCCCTTCCCGGCTGGAAGAGCCTCTTGAAGCATTCCATCTTTGGAATTCGAAAGCAGAGGGTGTTTCTGCCTGTGATTACACTTTCCATATGGGCGTCACACGGTTCGATGAGACGGCAGAGGCCCAATTGCGGACTATTGTATCCGATTTTGGCATTACCTCTTTTAAGGTTTTCCTTGCCTACAAAGGTGCGTTTGGGATCGACGACTGGGAGCTTTATTCCACGTTGCGATTGGCGAAGGAATTGGGGGTGGTCGTTACGGCTCACTGCGAGAACGCAGACTTAGTGTCCGAGACTCAGAAGAAGCTGGTCTCCGAGGGGAAGACTGGGCCCGAATGGCACGAACCGTCCCGACCAATTGCGGTGGAGGCAGAGGGCTGCCACCATCTGATGACCTTTGCTGAGTTGACTGGTGCCGAGGTATACGTCGTGCACACGTCTTGTATCCCTGCTGTTGAGGCGATACTAGCTGCAAGAGGCCGAGGGGTGAAGGCTGGGATAGAGACGGTCATACCCTATTTGGTCCTGGACAAAACCTATGCAGAGTTACCCGACTTCGAAGGGGCAAAATATGTGATGTCTCCACCTTTGCGGGCAAAAGAACATCAAGACTTTCTCTGGGATAAGTTAGCTGACGGCACGGTGGATACCGTTGGAACCGATCACGCACCTTTCGACTTCGAGACGCAGAAACATATGGGTCACCCTAATCCGGAGAAGGCCGTGACTGCGGATTTTCAGCTGCGGGGTGAGGGCGCGGATTTTACCCTGATTCCGAATGGGATACCCAGTATCGAAGACCGTGTGAACCTGCTCTATACCTACGGCGTTGTCTCGGGTCGAATTGATCTCCAACGATTTGTTGCGGTTGCCTCCACGAATGCAGCGAAGCAATTCGGTCTCTTTCCCCGTAAGGGAGCTCTAGAGATCGGATCTGATGCAGATATCGTTGTCTACGATCCGAATTACGAAGGTAAAATCTCCGCTGCGACCCATTCGATGAACACGGACTATTCTGGATTCGAAGGTATGCCGATCAAAGGAAGGCCTTCTGTCGTGACGGTAAGGGGCGGAGTCTGCGTGAGAGATGGTTCTTTCGTTGGTCGAATGGGCCGCGGGAAGTTGCTGAAGCGCGGGTAG
- a CDS encoding CoA-acylating methylmalonate-semialdehyde dehydrogenase: MRLKATSLRPCPILINGHWSVPETQETSPVHNPSTGEVIAEVPHCGADVVDAATTAGKAAFTNWWQTPPIQRVRILMRYCALLEENFEESVNMIVEEHGKTRTEARGDLRRGIEVAEYACGITDMLKGEVLENVASGIDCSMVRQPVGVCVGICPYNFPALVPMWMFPMALACGNCFILKPSEKVPLTGIRLIELLEEAGLPPGVFSVVHGGKECVDALLTHPDVAAISFVGSSPVAEYIHKTGTANGKRVQAAGGAKNFVVVMPDADLGKAVEGLTDAAFGCSGQRCMAGSTALTVGDASDRFIPAMADSAAALPVGPTHLSPSAKLGGVITPSHRDRIVSLIDSAVDEGGDLIVDGRNVTVADHPDGFYLGASVIDRVTTKMTIFEEEVFGPVLNVMRMSDLDEALDLAGKVAFGNGACIYTQSGRAAREFRHRVKAGMVGINVGVPAPLAYFPFSGWDYSFFGDLHLQGRESVLFFTRAKVYTERWFAPGEGDIWHKD, encoded by the coding sequence ATGAGGCTCAAAGCAACGTCACTGAGACCTTGTCCCATCCTGATCAACGGCCACTGGTCTGTTCCAGAAACTCAGGAGACCAGCCCCGTTCATAACCCCTCGACTGGCGAGGTGATCGCCGAGGTGCCTCATTGTGGTGCGGATGTCGTCGATGCAGCCACCACTGCAGGGAAGGCGGCTTTCACGAATTGGTGGCAGACGCCACCGATTCAGCGAGTTCGGATTCTGATGCGCTATTGTGCACTCCTCGAAGAGAATTTCGAGGAGTCGGTTAATATGATCGTCGAGGAACATGGGAAAACCCGAACAGAAGCCCGTGGCGATCTGCGCCGGGGTATCGAGGTGGCAGAATATGCGTGCGGGATTACTGACATGCTGAAAGGTGAGGTGCTGGAGAACGTTGCATCTGGGATCGACTGCTCGATGGTGCGCCAACCGGTTGGGGTTTGCGTCGGCATCTGCCCATACAATTTCCCCGCACTGGTTCCCATGTGGATGTTCCCGATGGCTCTCGCTTGCGGGAATTGTTTCATCCTCAAACCCAGCGAAAAGGTTCCATTGACAGGGATTCGCCTGATTGAACTTTTGGAGGAGGCTGGTCTTCCACCCGGAGTTTTTTCGGTCGTTCATGGAGGTAAAGAGTGTGTAGACGCTCTCCTGACCCATCCGGATGTGGCGGCGATCTCGTTCGTCGGCAGCTCGCCGGTGGCTGAGTACATTCACAAGACCGGGACAGCAAACGGCAAAAGGGTGCAGGCAGCCGGTGGTGCTAAGAATTTTGTGGTCGTTATGCCTGACGCTGATCTCGGGAAGGCTGTCGAGGGATTGACTGACGCGGCCTTTGGGTGTTCGGGCCAAAGGTGCATGGCCGGATCCACGGCACTTACCGTCGGAGATGCTTCCGATCGTTTTATCCCGGCGATGGCCGATTCCGCCGCCGCTTTGCCCGTAGGACCTACCCACTTGTCACCATCTGCCAAACTAGGAGGAGTGATTACCCCAAGTCACCGTGATCGGATTGTATCGTTGATCGATTCTGCTGTTGACGAAGGGGGTGACCTGATCGTCGATGGGCGCAACGTTACTGTGGCCGATCATCCAGACGGTTTTTACCTGGGAGCCTCGGTTATTGACCGGGTTACTACCAAGATGACTATTTTTGAGGAGGAGGTGTTTGGCCCGGTCCTCAACGTGATGCGGATGAGCGATCTGGATGAGGCGTTGGATTTGGCTGGGAAAGTAGCTTTCGGAAACGGTGCTTGTATTTACACCCAAAGCGGACGGGCTGCCCGGGAGTTTCGGCACCGGGTGAAAGCGGGTATGGTTGGAATCAATGTAGGAGTGCCGGCCCCATTGGCCTATTTTCCTTTTTCCGGATGGGACTATTCCTTTTTTGGAGATCTCCATTTACAGGGACGTGAGTCAGTCCTGTTTTTCACGAGGGCGAAAGTTTACACGGAGCGTTGGTTTGCCCCTGGTGAGGGTGATATCTGGCACAAGGATTGA